The genomic region CGAACGGGACTATCCAGAACTCCTCCAGCCCGTTTTACAACGAGCGAAACTGGAGTTGAATCCTAGTAACAGTTTAGAAGGGTTAACTCATACCTTACTCTCTACCACTCATACCCACAATAGCAGCACCGGATTGTCCGACTCTTTAGATTTAGCCTCGCTGTTGAAAGCCGCTCAAACCCTGTCGCGGACCATCGAACTCGACCAATTACTGTGCGAAATTTCTCAAATTATTTTAACGAATGCAGGGGCGCAAAAAGTAGCTTTATTAATTCCCCAAGAGGAGATTTGGCACTTGCGAGCAATGGCGGAACTCACGGACGAGGGAACGGTAGAAACCGACACGCGATCGCAACCGTTAACCGTTGAAAGTCCGGTTCCTTCTTACTTGATTCACTACGTCAAAAACACTCAAAAAGTGGTGGCGATCGACGAAGCAAAAACGGATATTTCCGGGATCGTCAGAGGGTATTTGCTCGAACGCCAACCCCAAAGTGTCCTCTGTGTTCCCCTCTTAAATCAGGGGAAATTAATCGCGATTCTTTATTTAGAACATCCGATCGCCAAAGGGGTATTTACCCCCGATCGCCAGCAAGTGGTGAAATTCCTCTGTACTCAAGCGGCGATCGCCCTCCAAAATGCCCAACTGTATCGCCAAGCGCAAGAAGCGTTAACCCGACTCCAACAAGCGCAATTACAAATCGTCCAAAGCGAAAAAATGTCCGCCTTGGGTAATTTAGTCGCTGGGGTCGCTCACGAAATTAACAACCCTACGGGATTTCTGCAAGGGAATATTAAACCCGCCCAAGAGTACGTAAGTGATTTGATGGCTGCGATCGACTATTTACTGCAAAAAGTTCCGGCGAACGACCCGGAAATCGCAGAAAAATTAGAAGAATTCGATCTCGAATTTATTCGCGAAGATTTACCCAAACTTTTAGAGTCGATGCATTTGGGAATCGATCGCATTCGCAGTATCAGCAAAAGTTTGCGAACTTTCTCCCGTCAAGATCGCGAACAAAAGATTAAATTTAATCTCCATGAAGGGATTGAAAGTACCTTACTGATTCTCAAGCATCGCACGAAAGCGAATAAAATGCGTCCGGCGATCGACATTGTTAAAGAGTATCGAGATTTGCCCGAGATTCAGTGTTTTGCAGGGCAGATCAATCAAGTGTTTATGAATATTTTAGCCAACGCGATCGATGCTTTAGAAGAAGGTTGCCAGGGGAAAGATTACGCGGAACTCAAAGCTAACCCCAATCGGATTACGATTCGGACGTATCAGGTCGATCGCGATCGCGTGCAGATTGAAATTGAGGATAATGGTTCTGGGATGAAACCGGAAACCCAACGCCGGGTGTTCGACCACAGTTTTACCACCAAAGAAGTCGGAAAAGGAACGGGTTTGGGAATGGCGATCGCCCATCAAATTATCACCGAACAACACGGCGGGACGATTTGCTGCGATTCCACCTTGGGAC from Oxynema aestuarii AP17 harbors:
- a CDS encoding ATP-binding protein, producing MYLFYANSLVPFNTSGFIHLAIVNFYESLTLIALLRQGEVSDREAVEKQIASNQEQLKEWATQGPMNFQHKFDLVEAERMRLEGCRDRAIESYDRAIAGAKTNRYIQEEALGNELAAQFYLEWAKEAIAAEYMQHAYSCYAYWGAKAKTDRLERDYPELLQPVLQRAKLELNPSNSLEGLTHTLLSTTHTHNSSTGLSDSLDLASLLKAAQTLSRTIELDQLLCEISQIILTNAGAQKVALLIPQEEIWHLRAMAELTDEGTVETDTRSQPLTVESPVPSYLIHYVKNTQKVVAIDEAKTDISGIVRGYLLERQPQSVLCVPLLNQGKLIAILYLEHPIAKGVFTPDRQQVVKFLCTQAAIALQNAQLYRQAQEALTRLQQAQLQIVQSEKMSALGNLVAGVAHEINNPTGFLQGNIKPAQEYVSDLMAAIDYLLQKVPANDPEIAEKLEEFDLEFIREDLPKLLESMHLGIDRIRSISKSLRTFSRQDREQKIKFNLHEGIESTLLILKHRTKANKMRPAIDIVKEYRDLPEIQCFAGQINQVFMNILANAIDALEEGCQGKDYAELKANPNRITIRTYQVDRDRVQIEIEDNGSGMKPETQRRVFDHSFTTKEVGKGTGLGMAIAHQIITEQHGGTICCDSTLGRGTVFTITLPIEG